From Camelina sativa cultivar DH55 unplaced genomic scaffold, Cs unpScaffold00549, whole genome shotgun sequence, the proteins below share one genomic window:
- the LOC104773464 gene encoding putative F-box/FBD/LRR-repeat protein At2g05300, whose product MVDRKKSKQAPSKGLSKRLKEDGISELPDPLICHILSHLPINEAVKTSVLSSRWKSLWLWVPKLELDDYRFRDWSVLMSFGDHKHNIDDAAVKCKIQYRRVSHHCLMLQLSVTLADVTLFSFPCLKTMQLIKILYPNEATLETLISGCPVLEELKINTYGNGAKVLRVHSPSLKTLSLVRGGSLHSVSGIVIDAPLLCCLTISDDISKRFMVKNMEFNAKLDLSLFLTVDEDVDEAKRNIIYSFLTWISRVKYMTIRATTLKHIYQYSKFGRLPQFGYMTRLCVTLDAFNLKWFPIFLESCPNLKSLILGRIGVFSQLSSKKMKRVNFSSVPQWLLSSLEFVDIKSPIFGLAIEAKLVS is encoded by the exons aTGGTTGATAGAAAGAAATCTAAACAAGCTCCTTCCAAAGGGTTAAGTAAGAGGTTGAAGGAAGATGGGATAAGCGAATTACCTGATCCGTTGATATGTCACATTCTTTCTCATCTTCCCATAAACGAAGCTGTTAAGACAAGTGTTTTGTCCAGCAGATGGAAGAGTCTTTGGCTTTGGGTTCCTAAATTGGAACTGGATGACTACCGTTTCCGAGATTGGAGTGTCTTGATGAGTTTTGGTGATCacaa ACACAATATAGACGATGCTGCAGTTAAGTGTAAGATCCAATATAGACGTGTCTCACATCATTGCTTGATGCTGCAGTTAAGT GTAACCTTAGCTGATGTCACGCTTTTCTCCTTCCCTTGTCTGAAGACTATgcagttaataaaaatattgtatccCAATGAGGCCACTCTCGAGACACTTATCTCAGGCTGTCCTGTCTTGGAGGAATTGAAAATTAACACTTATGGGAATGGTGCAAAAGTCTTACGGGTGCACTCTCCGTCACTGAAAACGCTCAGTTTAGTACGAGGTGGTTCATTGCATTCTGTTTCCGGAATTGTGATTGATGCTCCTTTACTATGTTGTTTGACAATCAGTGATGACATATCTAAAAGATTTATGGTAAAAAATATGGAGTTTAACGCCAAGTTagatctttctctcttccttacGGTTGATGAGGATGTTGATGAAGCGAAGAGAAATATCATCTACAGTTTTCTCACTTGGATTTCGAGGGTCAAGTATATGACTATACGTGCAACCACTttgaag CACATATATCAATACTCAAAATTTGGACGGCTACCTCAATTTGGTTATATGACCCGTCTATGTGTTACTCTCGATGCATTCAATCTGAAATGGTTTCCAATCTTTCTTGAGAGCTGCCCGAATCTGAAATCTCTCATTTTG GGAAGGATCGGTGTTTTCAGTCAGCTGAGTTCCAAGAAGATGAAACGTGTTAATTTTTCATCGGTGCCTCAGTGGTTACTGTCGTCCCTCGAGTTTGTTGACATCAAATCCCCAATCTTCGGACTTGCTATAGAAGCAAAGCTAGTAAG TTAA